From the Brassica napus cultivar Da-Ae chromosome A8, Da-Ae, whole genome shotgun sequence genome, one window contains:
- the LOC106361955 gene encoding pathogenesis-related thaumatin-like protein 3.5 — translation MANFSGLHILFFSFIIATGAISVVSGTVFTIVNRCNFPVWPGILTGDNGVQLNGGGFALKTGASVDVAAPAGWSGRIWGRTGCNFDAFGTGSCLTGNCGNKVQCSGAGGAPPATLAEFTIGHGGAMDFYDVSLVDGYNVQMEIKTQGGSGDCQNVGCVSDLNKICPTELSVLSGGSVVACKSACEAFGSPQYCCTGAFNKPETCPPTDYSRIFKAACPKAYSYAYDDATSTFTCANANYSIIFCPTI, via the exons ATGGCGAATTTCTCCGGTTTAcacattctcttcttctccttcatcatAGCTACAG GTGCAATTTCCGTCGTCTCCGGTACAGTGTTTACCATAGTGAACCGCTGCAACTTCCCCGTTTGGCCTGGAATCCTCACCGGAGACAACGGTGTACAACTCAACGGCGGTGGATTCGCCTTAAAGACAGGAGCTTCGGTTGACGTAGCCGCTCCTGCAGGCTGGTCCGGCAGAATCTGGGGCCGAACTGGCTGCAATTTCGACGCGTTCGGCACTGGAAGTTGCCTCACCGGAAACTGTGGTAACAAAGTACAGTGCTCCGGAGCAGGAGGAGCTCCACCGGCTACACTCGCCGAATTCACGATCGGTCATGGCGGCGCGATGGACTTTTACGACGTAAGCCTGGTCGATGGTTACAACGTCCAGATGGAAATCAAGACGCAAGGCGGCTCAGGCGATTGCCAAAACGTGGGATGCGTTTCAGACCTGAACAAGATTTGTCCCACCGAGCTAAGCGTTCTTAGCGGGGGAAGTGTTGTGGCGTGTAAGAGCGCCTGCGAGGCATTTGGATCACCGCAGTATTGTTGCACCGGTGCATTCAATAAGCCCGAGACTTGTCCGCCTACGGATTACTCAAGGATTTTTAAAGCAGCTTGCCCCAAAGCGTATAGCTACGCATACGATGATGCTACAAGCACTTTTACTTGTGCCAATGCTAATTACTCCATCATTTTCTGTCCCACTATATAG